Genomic window (Phragmites australis chromosome 21, lpPhrAust1.1, whole genome shotgun sequence):
ATCATCACTATGTGCAACAAGATAAGCACCCCATACTAATTGACTCATTCATTCTGCAGACTGCAACTTTACCAAGCTACAAATgcataaaaaatttatatggcTGCTAATGTGCTAAGTTGCTCCAATTAGCGCTTAAGTTTGAATGATTTTCCATTTCACCCTTTTCAAGTTAAAATCTAGTGCATATGGCAATGCAGCACACGGTTGAATTATATTTGCAACTAAGGTTCATAAACTCTATGGTTGACTAAAAAGTAAAAACCATAAATTCTAACAGCTGTATTTTGAGTATTGGGAGAATTCAagattttgaaagaaaaaaagtatTCTTACAAATGCTGCTGATATTGCAATATTTATGCGCATGTCCTTTGTAGCGGATCTCGAGTATCTGCAAGAAGATGAAGCAGATTATAAAACATCACAATTCAAGAGCATTAATCAAAATTAACaaggttttttttccttttcatcctCAATCTTTGCTTTCATTGTACTATTTTTCCTTTTATATGATACGATATTTTATCTGTAGGGTGCTTGTTTTCCATCAAAAAGTAAAAACTGAATGATATGATGATGTTTGCAATGAAATTATGtacaaatatgtaaatatttagcGATGTAAATACCCTTGTACTCCCTCCCTCCATAAATATGACTTTTAGAATTTGAGAGGTCACACTTGTTAAGTTTGACCTCCAATATATAAAGAAGTATTTAAATGGATTGTATGAAAATAGTACAATTAGATTTGATATGAAAAGTACTttcaaatatgatatttttgtaGTTTTCATTAACATTTTATTATGAAAAGTGATGGTCAAATTTACATATTGGAGACCGTGTCTAGTCTACAGAGTCATATTCTTGAACAGAGGTACTACAACATTCAAGGCAAGGTTTATTTGTAGGAATTGAGTATGTTTTATTTGAAATATGTTAAGGATGTTGGTGTTATGCATGCAGAAAAGACCAAAGCCTACTCTAATTCATATTGTGGATGGCTGGATGCATCATTGCAAATCAAAGTGTATAGGAATATACTGAACAGACATATGGAAGAAGTGTTCGGATGcattgaataaaaaatattaaaataccCCAGGGAACTATTGGTTGATTATCCGCATATTTTATGTTCTTTGACACCTGAGCAATCAGTGAAAGAAAACGTCAAAATATAAACATGGAGATGACACTCATCTCAAGGTTAGTCGAAATATAAACTCTCATTATTAGCACCAGCACATCCATCCAGCCCAAACAAGTTGAGACTGAACGCAAGATAACCAATAGTCCTTTTTACATACAATCATCATGCTAAAAAATAATCACTGCGGTCAATAGCAGGGCATGGCTAGCTTGGCTATGATGCTATATATCTTTTCAGATTAGGCATCTCATCAAAACCATTGATGTTTGGCATAGAGATCAAGACATAGATCGGTGACAATCAAACACAAACTAATCAACTAATCCAGGCTTCCATATAGAGGACTGGCAATTTTGCAGCCACAGCACCTCTTTCATTTTACAAGTGGGGCATGTCGCATCTAAGTGGATACATTTATAACCACATGAGTTGTGCAGCACTAACATGACAACATACCACATATTCAGACATGGAAAGTAACACAAAAATGAACATTTGGCAGATGAGCGGAGTAAATTTCTATAGTTTAAAACAAGATCAAGTCCATAGAAACTAACCTGGACTGACCCATATGCCACCCTTTCTTCTGGTTCAGCAACTGCTCCATCATTACCATATCGTATGCCCTCTCCAACTGATATCCAGAAGGGGGAAAACATAATTCATCGATACACTAGCACCACCTGAGCTACCAGTACAAGAACCAAATTCCTACAGCCCAAATCTACCTTCATAAGGTACTCCGTGCTGTGGCTTCTCTCCGCATCCTTTCGCCTCTTCTTGTAGACCATCTTCACCTGGTCAAACCCATCAAGCTGACTAATGCCCAAAATCTAACAACAGAAACCACCAATTAAAACAAGACCGGCAAATATCCGAATCAACAGGTACCATAGAAGGCATGTCCTAAACGTGAACATAACCATATGCAGATATGCCAATTCTGCCTCATATGGATTATCATTCTCACTGAACTGCGGGCTCCCTGCCGCCGATGCTGCCACAGAAACACCTCCATGGCGCCTTGCCAGCATCGGGGACAACCTTTCAGCCATAGTAGATTGGAATGACAAATTAACAAAGTGCTAAGCTAACAACTGGACAAATCGTAAATTCAATGCAAATTAACAATTTCTACGATTGACTAGAAAAAGAAACCCAGCCGACTAGCTAACAAAGTGCGGCAAGACAAGAAATTTACCACATTGAACAAGCATCTGTATCATCCACGAAGATTAGTACCGTACGGTTTCACAAACTAATCTTAGGTGTCGTTACCGTATTGAGCGCGCGGCGAGGAGCGCGACGCGGGGAGGCGAGAAGACCGAGTGCGGAGAGAAGTGGGAGGAGGAAATCAGGCTGCGGCGCCCGCGGCGGAAGGGGAAGGACGCGGCAACGATGCCTGTTGGTGCCGCGACCGCCATTGGGGTTCAGGGGCTTGGGGGTTTCTGGCCGGTAAGGTCTAGCGGAGGGAACGGAGGggacgaggtggaggtggtggtgacGACGCCATGGAGGGAGGTGGTGATCTACGGCGTACGGCGTCGGCAAACTGGCGAAGGGTAGAGATGAAAAATAAAACGGTAAAACTCGGAAATGGTTTTCCAACTTTTCCGAGTGAAGAAGCCGGAAacgatattttaaaaaataaaaataaaaattataaaattatgtGAAAACCTAGCGAAAACGATTTAAGCCAATTACTATTGTATTTGAGTTTTTCTATTTTAGgtcaaaaattcatgaaaaatactGAAATTTTTTATAGTAATTCTGGAATTTACTTGATCCATGACCTAACAGTCTAGGCAACAACCAAAATGTCTATCCCCTCCCGGCTCTTATGACCCATCCGACTCATGAGACCCGTCTATCTCTCAAGTGTCACCCATCTGACTCATGTTAATTAGCTAAATACCAGCCGCCAGTGCCAAAGTACTTGTCGGTGTTAGCCTTATTTCCAACCCATTTACAAATCACGAAGCTGGATAGACAACCCTAACAGTTCTAGTATTTTTCGTGATTTTTTGcttttattcttaattttttctgAAACATTATTTTGAGAGCAAAGATGGTATTTCAAGTTATTCAGGCATTGAGGATGTTGTCTTTGGAAGATTTGGTcggatgttcatatatctaagTTCTGGTTTCTTTACCATGAAATAAGTTTGATTATTGTTCATATTTGTtgtatgctttttttttaattatcgaTTCATGATCAATACTGGTATGGTTTCATCCCGATAACAttgtttttggttttcttgtatTATCGATGTCGTATTCGTTTCTGATATTGTCGTTATCGACTTCATTTTTTTGAGCGAAAATGTGAAATCAAAAATGATTTAGGCCTTTTTCGATCAttttcaaactattttcatccctagcgAAGGGGGAGAGGAGTTAGCGGCCAGCAAAACAAAATTATGGTCCTAAATTTTACTTGACTTTGCATGTTGGGCTTTTGGGCTCCATTTTAATTTTTCTAAAGGTGCAAATTAGTGAATCTAATATATCCACCGACTCTTTTTAATTCAACCaataatatcattttttttcaaattgagtaatttttgagaaaaataatgtaattaattaaactaaaaggGGTCAGTTGGTACTCTTATGTAGTATTTGGTTTGATTGTGATGTAGTTATCTCACAACATTGATTGAATACTTTATATCATGTCTGTTTCAAGCAGATTGTAAACTATTACTGTGTAATCGGATACGGGCATGTGGAAGTTTGATATCCCTCCCATCTAAACGTAATCTGTTAATGATACATGTCGCTCCTAGTTGTCGCGTTCGTTACCTTCACGCCTCTACCGAGTGAGCCCGATCCCCTTTCGCCTCCACTCGTCTCGCCTCAACCCACCTTGCCACCACACCTGAAAACGAGTTTCTGACGGCAGGCTCAAACTGATCCGCCACAATGGCAACCTCGTCGAAGCGCGAGCTCCCCGCCTTCAACGTCCGTGTTGTGCGCACACATCTGTTGGGGCCCCAAAGAAGACCGTGCAACGACGTCGAAGTCACGTGGGCGCGGCAAGTTGCATCGGCCACTGGGAGCAACAAGATGGAACCGTGGTAGATGAGCTTGGGAATTGGAGTGTGAGTGCCTACCGATGGTGGTTCTCTGACGGCAATGTCAAGTGAGAGAAGCaattttgttgatttggtttgtgaATTCAATCTAAATCATTGATTTGTTTCATGAGACTTATTTAGTCTATGTTCGTCTTGATTTCTGATTAAATTGGTTAATGCAGTTCTTGTGTAGAAATTTTTGCTGCATGTTTCTCGATAGATGATAATGATTAATCCAATCAAACATTGTAATGGATTCTCATTCCATTCCTCAGTTGAACCAAACAAAATATGGTTCCACCCATTCCGTTTTTATCACCAATGTATTACGATTACATTTACTTTTATATTTACATTTCTGAACCAAACAACACCTTAGGTTTATCAATTCGTATCCCTAAATTTTCGTAGAGCTTTGTTTCTACGGATTTCCTATCCGACCAACTTGGCCCACGAACGCAATGTATTGGGCTGCCcagattttcctttttttttcttcgaatATAATTATGTTAGTAGTATGCCCCAAAATTGGAATGTCCCCTTGAAGTATAGCACAATACATATTCCAGTTTCCACGTGTTATTATAATATTTCACACGTTCTTTTATGTATGACACACTTATTAGTTATTTCTCTTTGCGTTATCTGAGAAACAAATTAAAATTTGTTGTTTTAGGCCTTAAAAAATGTTGCCGAGGTCTTTGCAAATTGATGCATTAAGCCCCATAAAGTTTTGGATCCACATCCTAAGTCAGAGGTGCTACGATAATTTGCAGTTTGCGTTTTCTCATCCGTCAGATCACGAATAGACGGTCAGAAtttcagtgatacagtactgctacagtgataAAACTGTAGTTTACTGTTTATACACTCACAAATTACTGTACCACATCTGATTTTGCTGAAGTAAAGTCAGAGGATACGGATCCTAAAGTTTTGCATGAGGTCTTTCAAAAATGATACGGTGGCTCTGCAAACTATCTTTCAAAAACCAAATTCATCTGCTACCAAGTTACTCCCTCTTGTCATAAAAACTTAATGTTTTGGACAAGATTCGatcaaattttcaaaattttgattaGCAATACTTTTAAACTATTTAGTTTcaaaaccttaaaatcatatatatatagatttattttaaaaaatattttcataatataaaaaatttaataatttttataaatatattttaataaaaaatagcagTAAAAACTACGTATCTGAAATCATTTCTTGTCCAAAACTtaatgtatttatgaccggagggacTAATATCTTTCAAAACCAAATTCATTTGCATGTAAAAGAATTTTAAACTAAATAGCGACCCGTTTTTGTTTATATTATGACTGTACAACCATATAGATTCATGGTTATTTTCACACCTGAACcaggaggagggggggggggaagaagaGGAGCATAGATAGAGATCGATCCCACATTGCTTCGGAGATCTGACTCTAGGGAATCAATGATGCATAGGCGAATATGTACTAATCCAATTTGGGAAGGTGGCTTTGCAGAGCAGCAAGGGGGAACGGCATTAGCACAGAGCTTTTTGCGGCGGCACGGCAGCGGCTTCAAGCGATGGTAGAGCAGACCGGATCTGATGGCGAGGGGGAGAAAGGTGGAGACGATGATGATGCCGAGAGCCCCAAGCCGCGTGGGGCTCAGGCGTCCAGTTCCCGGCGCGATGGACTCCTGTTCCCAGCGCAGCAGCACATCCAGCGTCCGAAGCCTGGGGCTGGATGCTGGGTCTCAACCAAATGAGCCCAAATTGCATATGCCAGGCAGAGTTCAGGCTGCAACCAAACACTTTCGCAGGCAAACCTCATATGAGTATCGGAAAATCAGGTAtactattttaatattttttcgaAAATGCAtaataattttgcaattttctattaaattaATATATCATTTAGAAAAACTCATGGACTCCCTCCCAAGCTCCCGTCACAGTGAGGTTGTTAAATAGTGGCCACCCGTTTCCTCCTCTCGCCTGCGCTATCCCGTGGTCACCGCTTCCTACGAAACCACTCCCAGATCCCGCCGCGCTTCCAGAACCCTCTCGAAGCTCCGCGCCTCCGCCCGCTCCGATGGCGAAGGAACCGATGCGCGTGCTCGTCACGGGCGCCGCAGGTACGGCGCCGAACCCCCTCTCGTCCGATCCGCGTGGTTCCCGATGCCGTTTGGACCGCGACGACTCAGATCTTGCATCCACTGATACAGTGGGGTTTTGAGTGTGCGCTAGATATCGTTTTGTGTCGCTTGATCTGATGGGGTTAAGGGGGCTGGACAGTTGGAGAGTGGATTTGACATGTGGAAGAGCTCACTGGCTTGGTTGAGTGGGTAATATTTGACGAGCTGCGGTGTTAGCCCGATCTGATTCGTTGCTAGGATTAGTGGGTAGATCTCGTGGTAGTCACTTGATCTGATAGGGTTTAGAGCTCTACAGCTGCGATACGTAGTCGAACTTTTTATGACTTCTAGTGGAGGTTTTGGGATAGTTGCGTGATCTGATGTGGTTTAGGGATTTTGAGTGAGTGGTTACCCCAAACGAGTGTTTTTGTCGAGTGAAGTGTTGCACTAAACGAGTTCCAGTTTGTATTTATATTGGAGTGTTGATCTGTTGCATCTTATCAGATGTTCTGATGGGACTTAGGTTGTAGATTAAGTTACTGCAGTGGTCTTGACATGCTAAAAGTTGCACCAATTTGGTTTGTGCAATTTATTCTTTTATAAAGGTACCTTCAAGTAACCAGGTCTCTTCGCACCACCTGcatgttgtattttttttagcttattAGACAGTTATAATCAGTAGATATGTTGTAGACATTCAATCTTATGGCGGCCAGGTATCCAGGCTACCTTTAGTTGCACTACATGCATGGAACTGTTTTTGTCCTTTATGGAGCTATTCTGATATATATCTAGAGCAATACAACAATTGTCGTGTGCGGCTCATGTCATGTTTCACGGTATCAGAGTAGGTGATTTCCGATGCATGTTTCCTTTTCCTCATAGTTCCACCTCTTGATTCTACTTCAACCAAGTCAAGATCTCTCGCTTGTTCTTATTATGACAGCAACTTTCTTTCCTCACACCAGCTCTGACACCATGTTACGTGATACAAACAGCATACAATAGTTGTCGTGTTGCTATTAAGATGTATCGATAATAAGGTAGGTAAGCAGCATAATAGAACAAGGAACAGAAATAGGTTTTGGTTGTGTGGTTTGTTACATGGAAATATTGGGATTGTAGGATATGATGTGGTAGTCGGTCTGTGCATGCACATGCACAACACTGCAGATCACATATGGTGCGATGCAAGCGGTGTGCTGATATACATGCCTAACAGGAACAAGTCCAGAATTTGGATATGACCAATTGTTTTTCGTAGCGTATAAATTTATCAGGAATTGCATTGCCCTTAAAAAATTTCTAGCCAATGACAGGGAGGGTGAATTCGGATCTTAAACCTTTCTGAGTGATCCATTTCCATTCACAcaacatttcattttttttatttcatgaaATTATCTGACGTAGCATAATGTTATCTGAAAAGGTTAGCTAATTAGCTGGAAACTGAGAACCAGCCTGATTTTGGTTGAATAGGTTTTTCGGGCTTAGGACTAAGCCATACTGACCTGGTAACCAGTCTATGCATCTCGTTTGCTGTATAGGAGTGGGAATGCAAAAACATGctgatattttatttatttatttatttattttgattccTGGAGCCCGATTTGAAACCTGAGAGTTTGCACTTCATATTACAAATACTTTCAGTCCTTCAGTGTTGCCTGCAGTATTAATAATTTGCCTGAAGGGACATTTGAGGATTAAGCTCTCTGATATCGTGTTAATCTTTAGCTGGCAAGATGAGCTGATTTGTTCTTTCGCTGGGTAGGACAAATTGGATATGCGCTTGTTCCCATGATTGCTAGGGGAGTTATGCTGGGTTCCGACCAGCCTGTTATTCTGCACATGCTGGACATTCCACCTGCAGCTGAAGCTCTCAACGGCGTTAAGATGGAGTTGGTTGATGCTGCATTTCCTCTTCTGAAGGGTAAGCTGATTCGCTTTAATAATTTGTTTGAGAAAGTGCTGCCTCTTCTATGTGAATTATCATTCTTGCCGGTGTTTATACCTTGTTGGTACACTATAGGTGTTGTTGCAACAACCGATGTTGTGGAGGCCTGCACTGGTGTGAATGTTGCGGTTATGGTTGGTGGATTCCCCAGGAAGGAGGGAATGGAAAGGAAAGATGTTATGTCAAAAAATGTTTCAATCTATAAAGCTCAAGCATCCGCCCTCGAAGCTCATGCAGCCCCCAACTGCAAGGTATGGATTGCTGCAGCATATACACCACATACTTGACTGTTCAATTTTTCCGGTAGCTTCATCATGCACCCAATTTTAGTGTTTTAGGTGGTGATACATTGTCATCATGCACTCAATTTTAGTGTTTTGCACTCAATTTTAGTGTTTTAGGTGGTGATACATTGTCATCATACGCTCAATCTAGGTATTTAGGTGGAGATACATTGTCATCATGCACTCAGTTTAGTCATCAAGGTGGTGATACATTTGTAGTGGATGCTATGACCATGATAAAATGGACTTACTGAGTGGTGATACAATGTGATACATTACACATAATAATCAAGATAAAAGCATTATGAGGTTGGACACTTCACTCTTTATCTACTGTCAAGTCTGTCATTGTCTTCTATGTGTTAAACACTCAGCAATGTGAACTCGCAAAAGATTATTATGTTCCCTTGGTTGCCAGAGATGCCATGTGAGCGTCAATCTGTTTCCTTGCAGTTTCTagttttttattcaaaatatttgGTCTGTATTTTACAGGTTCTGGTTGTTGCCAACCCAGCAAATACTAATGCTCTTATCTTGAAAGAATTCGCTCCATCTATTCCTGAGAAGAACATTACTTGCCTGACCCGCCTGGACCACAACAGGGCCCTTGGTCAGGTTTCCGAGAAACTTAATGTCCAAGTTAGTGATGTGAAGAATGTTATTATCTGGGGTAACCACTCGTCCTCTCAGTACCCTGATGTTAACCATGCCACTGTGAAGACTTCCAGTGGAGAGAAGCCTGTTCGGGAACTTGTTGCTGATGATGAATGGTAAATCAGAAATGCTGCGAATACAAGGATATCAGTGTTTGTTTCTACTTTCATTGCAGATTGGAACTGACAGTTCACCCCTTGTTTGAACAGGCTAAATGGAGAATTCATCAAAACTGTCCAGCAGCGTGGTGCTGCAATCATCAAAGCGAGAAAGCTCTCCAGTGCTCTATCTGCTGCCAGCTCTGCTTGTGACCACATTCGTGATTGGGTTCTTGGAACCCCTGAGGTCTGTTTCAGTGCCTTGGACCTTTCCTGTCCTTTGGTTTTAAATATATACTTCTATCAAGTATCAACGCCTTCAATTCTTTGATTGTAGGGAACATATGTTTCCATGGGTGTGTACTCTGATGGTTCGTACGGTGTGCCTGCTGGACTGATTTACTCCTTCCCAGTAACATGCAGTGATGGTGAATGGAAAATCGTTCAAGGTATGATTGGTTTTGTTATAATGTTTAACAGATTGCTTGACACATACCTATTTATGTGTATCTGTATGGCCTGTACCTTTTACCTTTTAGTTGCTTTGTCATGGATAGCTTATTAGGATATTGTTGTATTTTCTAACCTAGCTTTTGGTGTCTGAAATTCTGTACTTGCTGGCCAAGCTTGCCATTCTACTTTCTAGAAAGGATTACGCCGCATGTCATTCCATTCTTCAGTGCTACTACTTGTATCTTAAATTACAATAAATTTCTTCGTAACATTATTGAAGTTTAATATAACCAAATTTCCAATTTTCCAAGTTGCCTAA
Coding sequences:
- the LOC133903006 gene encoding malate dehydrogenase, cytoplasmic, with the translated sequence MAKEPMRVLVTGAAGQIGYALVPMIARGVMLGSDQPVILHMLDIPPAAEALNGVKMELVDAAFPLLKGVVATTDVVEACTGVNVAVMVGGFPRKEGMERKDVMSKNVSIYKAQASALEAHAAPNCKVLVVANPANTNALILKEFAPSIPEKNITCLTRLDHNRALGQVSEKLNVQVSDVKNVIIWGNHSSSQYPDVNHATVKTSSGEKPVRELVADDEWLNGEFIKTVQQRGAAIIKARKLSSALSAASSACDHIRDWVLGTPEGTYVSMGVYSDGSYGVPAGLIYSFPVTCSDGEWKIVQGLPIDEFSRKKMDATAQELSEEKALAYSCLE